From the genome of Nocardia mangyaensis:
GTGACCGAGCGCGGAGAACGCGAAGATCGCCGCGAGCAGGATGCGGCCGACGAGAAAGACGATGTCCACGAGAGGACCCTTTCGTTCGAATGAGGACGACCGCATCGGAAGCGGCGATTCACCAGGCTCCAACCGGACTGTGGTCCGGTTAATTCCCGAAGGGTGGTGTTCTGGGTCACATTCCCGTCGGCGTGTCCGGTCGACGCGCAGGTCGGCGGGCTCGGAACCGGCGGCACTGTCTCGCGGCACGCCCGGGATGCTCGATCATGAAGGGTGCGAGGCGATCCGGCGGTGGTCAGGTTCGAGACTGTCGGTGGCCTCGCCTAGGGTCGCGGAAGTGACCGGCTCGGCAGTGACGACGGAGTGAGGGTGTGTGAACCGGCTACGCGATCGATACGAGGCTTTGCTGCTCGATCTGGACGGGACGCTGTACCGCGGTCCCGCGGTGATCGACGGTGGGCCGAAAGCATTGGCGCCCGAAGGTGATTCGGCGCAGCGACTGGTGTACGTGACCAACAACGCGGCGCGGGGGCCCGGCGCGGTGGCCGGGCATCTGGCCGAGCTGGGATATCCGGCCACCGCCGCGGACGTGGTCACCAGTGCGCAGGCCGCCGCCAGGATGTTGGCGCTGCGGTTGACACCCCGTGACCGGGTGCTCGTCGTGGGGACCGAGGATCTCGTCGCCGAGGTCGAGGCGGTGGGACTGTCGCCGATCCGTCGGTTCGGCGACACGCCGCCCGCGGCGGTCGTGCAGGGGCATTCGCCGACGACGGCGTGGCCCGATCTCGCCGAGGCGGCCTACGCGCTGCGGGCCGGTGCGCTGTGGATCGCGGCCAATACCGACCGCACCCTGCCGAACGAGCGAGGGCTCGCGCCGGGCAACGGGTCGATGGTCGCCGCGCTGCGCACGGCCTCCGATCGTGAGCCGCTGGTGGCGGGCAAGCCGTACGCGCCGCTGATGGAGGACGCGATCGAGCGGGCGCGCACCCGCAACGCCCTGGTGGTCGGGGATCGGCTCGACACCGATGTCGAGGGCGCCAACGGGCTCGGTCTCGACTCGCTGCTCGTGCTCACAGGAGTCAGCACCCTCGACGAGGTGATCACCGCACCGGACGCGCAGGTGCCCACCTACATCGCCACCTCGCTGGACGCGCTCAACGCTGATGTCGTGTCCGGACCGGTGGCACCCTCGGCGGTCGCGGAGCTGTTGCGGCAGTACCCCGGCCGGGCGGTACGGGTGCGCGCGGCCGATTCGGAAATCCGATAGCGTTGACGGCACGATGAGTACTCCGAGTTCACCGCCGACCGGCGGGTCACAGCCACCCCGGCCCGCGATGCCCGTGCCCGGCAGTCACCTGCCCGGCGCCGCGGCGCGCCAGGAACCGGCCGACCCGAACCGGATCAGAGCCGAGGTGGCCGGACTGCTCGCCGAGCTCGGCCCCCCGACGGCCGGGTCGAGTCCGGCGGAGAACACCGAGACCGGCGCCGACATCACCCGCCGCGCGCGCATCCTCGAACAGGCGCACGACGTACTCGTCGACGCGCTGGCGACAGTGGACAAGATCTGAGGTGGCCAGGCGAGCGCGAGTGGACGCCGAACTGGTCCGGCGCGGATTGGCCCGATCGCGAGAACACGCGGTCGAACTGATCGGCGCGGGCCGCGTCCTGATTGCCGGAACCGTCGCGGTGAAGGCGGCGACGGCCGTGGAGACGGGGACTCCGCTGATCGTGCGGGAGGAGCCCGACGAGGTGTCGTGGGCTTCGCGCGGCGCGCACAAGCTGCTCGGCGCGCTCGAGGCGTTCGAGCCGCAGGGGCTGACGGTCGAGGGGAAGCGGTGCCTCGATGCCGGTGCCTCGACCGGCGGGTTCACCGATGTGCTGCTCGACAGAGGCGCGCGCGAGGTCGTCGCGGTCGATGTCGGGTACGGCCAGCTGATCTGGCGACTGCAGAACGACGACCGGGTGCGCGTGTTCGATCGCACCAACGTGCGCGGCATCACCCCGGAAACCATCGACGGCACAGTGGAATTGGTTGTCGGTGATCTCTCGTTCATCTCGCTGGGGCTGGTGCTGCCCGCACTGGCCGCGTGCACGGCTGCCGGGGCCGAGCTGCTGCCGATGGTGAAGCCGCAGTTCGAGGTCGGCAAGGAACGGGTCGGCGCCGGCGGTGTGGTGCGCGAGCCGGCCCTGCGTGCCGAGGTGGTGCGTGAGGTCGCCGCCGCGGCGGGCGCGCTGGGGCTGCGGACCCTGGGCGTGGTCGCCAGTCCGCTGCCGGGTCCGTCGGGCAACGTGGAGTACTTCCTGTGGCTGCGCAAGGTCGGCCCGTTCGACTACGACGCCGAGCAAGTCGCGGAATTGGTCACCCGCGCGGTCGAGGAGGGTCCGCAGTGAGTGCGCACGAGGGCAGGGAGATCCTGCTCGTCGCCCATCCTGGTCGTGCGGAGATCATCGAGACCGCGCACCGGGTGGCGAAGATCTTCGCCGAGGCGGGCATCTGCCTGCGGGTGCTGGCCGACGAGGCCGACAGCACTCGGTTCGATGGCGAACCGGCCGGGTTCCCGGTGCGGGTGGTCCCGCACAGCCCGTCCGCGGCGCAGGGTTGCGAGATGGTGCTCGCACTCGGCGGGGACGGCACCTTCCTGCGAGCAGCCGAACTCGGGCGGCCTTCGGGCGTGCCGGTGCTCGGAATCAACCTGGGGCGCATCGGGTTTCTCACCGAGGCCGAGGCCGAGCATCTCGACGAGGCGCTGGCCCAGGTGGTCGACCGGGACTATCAGGTGGAGAACCGGATGACCATCGACGTCACCGTCCGGGTCGACGATGTGATCGTCGATCGCGGCTGGGCGCTGAACGAGGCCAGCCTCGAGAACGCCCAGCGGATGGGCGTGCTGGAAGTGGTGCTCGAGGTGGACGGGCGGCCGGTGTCGTCCTTCGGTTGCGACGGCATTCTCATCTCCACGCCCACCGGATCGACCGCGTACGCCTTCTCGGCGGGTGGACCCGTGGTCTGGCCTGAACTGGAGGCGATGCTGGTGATCCCGAGCAATGCCCATGCCCTGTTCGCCCGGCCGTTGGTGACCAGTCCGGAATCGCGGATCGCGGTGGAGACGGTGGCGCTCG
Proteins encoded in this window:
- a CDS encoding HAD-IIA family hydrolase, which gives rise to MNRLRDRYEALLLDLDGTLYRGPAVIDGGPKALAPEGDSAQRLVYVTNNAARGPGAVAGHLAELGYPATAADVVTSAQAAARMLALRLTPRDRVLVVGTEDLVAEVEAVGLSPIRRFGDTPPAAVVQGHSPTTAWPDLAEAAYALRAGALWIAANTDRTLPNERGLAPGNGSMVAALRTASDREPLVAGKPYAPLMEDAIERARTRNALVVGDRLDTDVEGANGLGLDSLLVLTGVSTLDEVITAPDAQVPTYIATSLDALNADVVSGPVAPSAVAELLRQYPGRAVRVRAADSEIR
- a CDS encoding NAD kinase, translating into MGHPRGRGGSAVSAHEGREILLVAHPGRAEIIETAHRVAKIFAEAGICLRVLADEADSTRFDGEPAGFPVRVVPHSPSAAQGCEMVLALGGDGTFLRAAELGRPSGVPVLGINLGRIGFLTEAEAEHLDEALAQVVDRDYQVENRMTIDVTVRVDDVIVDRGWALNEASLENAQRMGVLEVVLEVDGRPVSSFGCDGILISTPTGSTAYAFSAGGPVVWPELEAMLVIPSNAHALFARPLVTSPESRIAVETVALGHDAIVFLDGRRTLALPHGGRAEVVRGDRPVRWVRLDSAPFADRMVRKFQLPVTGWRGRPRTDDTA
- a CDS encoding TlyA family RNA methyltransferase, which produces MARRARVDAELVRRGLARSREHAVELIGAGRVLIAGTVAVKAATAVETGTPLIVREEPDEVSWASRGAHKLLGALEAFEPQGLTVEGKRCLDAGASTGGFTDVLLDRGAREVVAVDVGYGQLIWRLQNDDRVRVFDRTNVRGITPETIDGTVELVVGDLSFISLGLVLPALAACTAAGAELLPMVKPQFEVGKERVGAGGVVREPALRAEVVREVAAAAGALGLRTLGVVASPLPGPSGNVEYFLWLRKVGPFDYDAEQVAELVTRAVEEGPQ